Proteins encoded within one genomic window of Pieris brassicae chromosome 12, ilPieBrab1.1, whole genome shotgun sequence:
- the LOC123717114 gene encoding juvenile hormone acid O-methyltransferase-like encodes MNQMLYRRLIQLSILKNIRIINWKKDSTILDIGCGDGSMTSKLFKELIPNCKTMTGCDINEDMIRFVNEHYASERVNFTTLNIEGELPDQLRERFHHATSFYALNWYRRQEATFQNIYDILKDQGSCFAIVVEKLSLFDAYRNLAKTEKWKQWVIDVARYISPYHDSQDSLKEMQQLLDKIGFTIKKLEHKMH; translated from the exons ATGAATCAAATGCTCTACAGAAGACTAATACAATTAAGTATCTTGAAGAATATAAGAATAATCAATTGGAAAAAGGACTCAACGATCCTAGACATTGGTTGTGGCGATGGGAGTATgacatcaaaattatttaaagaattaattcCGAATTGCAAGACCATGACAGGATGTGACATAAATGAAGATATGATACGATTTGTAAATGAACACTATGCTTCAGAACGTGTTAATTTCACAACCCTTAATATAGAGGGAGAGCTGCCCGATCAGCTTAGGGAACGTTTCCACCATGCCACTTCCTTTTATGCATTAAACTGGTATCGTCGACAAGA aGCTACGTTCCAGAACATATACGATATCCTCAAGGACCAAGGAAGTTGTTTCGCGATTGTCGTAGAAAAATTATCACTATTCGATGCGTACAGGAACCTTGCTAAAACCGAAAAATGGAAGCAATGGGTCATTGACGTTGCAAGATACATATCTCCATACCATGACAGTCAG GATTCCCTTAAAGAAATGCAACAATTATTAGACAAAATTggatttactataaaaaaattagaacacAAG ATGCACTAA
- the LOC123717112 gene encoding juvenile hormone acid O-methyltransferase-like — translation MFNVKLYNKSNSLQKTYTIKYLEEYKNMINWKKDSTILDIGCADGSMTSKLFKELIPNCKTMTGCDINEDMIRFANEHYASERVNFTTLNIEGEIPVQLREHFHHATSFYALNWCRRQETTFQNIYDIIKDQGSCFAIVVEKFSLFDAYRNLAKTEKWKQWVIDVERYTSPYHDSQDSLKEMQQLLDKIGFAIKKLEHKVIVHDYEKQENIKDALMAVVPFKIPDELYDDFFMDLSQEMQMFDTKKYNFKKSTNDYFLNVQLLVLYAEKK, via the exons ATGTTTAAcgtcaaattatataataaatcaaattctcTACAGAAGACTTATACAATTAAGTATCTTGAAGAATATAAGAATATGATAAATTGGAAAAAGGACTCAACGATCCTAGACATTGGTTGTGCCGATGGGAGTATGACATCAAAACTGTTTAAAGAATTGATTCCGAATTGCAAGACCATGACAGGCTGTGACATAAATGAAGATATGATACGATTTGCAAATGAACACTATGCTTCGGAACGCGTTAATTTTACTACCCTTAACATAGAGGGAGAGATACCCGTTCAGCTAAGGGAACATTTCCATCATGCCACTTCCTTTTATGCCTTAAACTGGTGTCGTCGACAAGA aactACGTTCCAGAACATATACGATATCATCAAGGACCAAGGAAGTTGTTTCGCGATTGTCGTAGAAAAATTTTCACTTTTCGATGCGTACAGGAACCTTGCTAAAACCGAAAAATGGAAGCAATGGGTCATTGACGTTGAAAGATACACATCTCCATATCATGACAGCCAA GATTCCCTTAAAGAAATGCAACAATTATTAGACAAAATTGGAtttgctataaaaaaattagaacacAAGGTAATAGTTCACGACTATGAAAAACAAGAGAATATAAAAG ATGCACTAATGGCTGTGGTGCCTTTCAAGATCCCGGATGAGTTATATGACGATTTTTTTATGGACTTGAGCCAAGAAATGCAGATGTTTGACACCAAAAAGTACAATTTCAAAAAATCTACTAATGATTATTTCCTTAACGTGCAATTACTCGTTTTATATGctgaaaaaaagtaa
- the LOC123717113 gene encoding juvenile hormone acid O-methyltransferase-like: protein MFNAKLYNKSNALSKTNAIKYLEEYKNIINWKMDSTILDIGCGDGSLTSKIFKELIPNCKTMTGCDISEDMIRFANEHYASERVNFTTLNIEGELPDHLRERFHHATSFFAFNWCPRQETAFQNTYDILRDHGSCFAIVTEKVSLYDAYRTLAEAEKWKPWVIDVERYISPYHDSHNSLKEMEQLLGKIGFTTTKLEHKIIFHDYENQENLKGGIMAVVPFKIPDELYDDFFIDLSQEMQMFDTKKYNLKKSTNDSVLNVQILVLYFEKK, encoded by the exons ATGTTTAACGccaaattgtataataaatcaaatgctCTATCGAAGACTAATGCAATAAAGTATCTAGAagaatataagaatataatcaATTGGAAAATGGACTCAACGATCCTAGACATTGGTTGTGGCGATGGCAGTTTGAcatcaaaaatattcaaagaatTAATTCCAAACTGCAAGACCATGACAGGCTGTGACATAAGCGAAGATATGATACGATTCGCAAATGAACACTATGCTTCGGAACGTGTTAATTTCACTACCCTTAACATAGAGGGAGAGCTGCCGGATCACCTAAGGGAACGTTTCCATCATGCCACTTCCTTTTTTGCTTTTAACTGGTGTCCTCGTCAAGA AACTGCGTTCCAGAACACATACGATATCCTTAGGGACCATGGAAGTTGTTTCGCGATTGTCACCGAAAAAGTATCATTATACGATGCATACAGGACCCTTGCTGAAGCCGAAAAATGGAAGCCATGGGTTATTGACGTAGAAAGATATATATCTCCTTACCATGACAGtcat AATTCCCTTAAAGAAATGGAACAATTATTAGGCAAAATTGGATTTACTACAACAAAATTAGAACACAAGATAATATTTCACGACTACGAAAATCAAGAGAATTTAAAAg gTGGTATAATGGCTGTAGTGCCTTTCAAGATCCCGGATGAGTTATATGACGACTTTTTTATAGACTTAAGCCAAGAAATGCAGATGTTTGACACTAAAaagtacaatttaaaaaaatctactaacGACTCTGTCCTTAACGTGCAAATActcgttttatattttgaaaaaaagtaa
- the LOC123717107 gene encoding juvenile hormone acid O-methyltransferase-like isoform X3, producing MLNVKLYNKSNGLQKTNAVKYLEEYKNIINWKMDSTILDIGCGDGGLTSKIFKEIIPNCKTMIGCDISEDMIRFANEHYASERINFTTLNIEGELPDQLRERFHHVISFFALNWCHRQETAFQNIYDILRDQGSCFAIIAERVSLFDAYRNLAKVEKWKPWLIDVERYISPYHDSQDSRKEMEHLLGKVGFTVTKLEHKILVHDFENQENLKELRSKTYPISLITKEVVSRLSEEKNHYSMHTGPLLKPKNGSHGLLTLKDTYLHTMIARIPLKKCNNY from the exons ATGCTTAACgtcaaattgtataataaatcaaatggtCTACAGAAGACCAATGCAGTGAAGTATCTAGAagaatataagaatataatcaATTGGAAAATGGACTCAACGATCCTAGATATTGGTTGTGGCGATGGAGGTTTGACATCaaaaattttcaaagaaatAATTCCAAATTGCAAGACTATGATAGGCTGTGACATAAGCGAAGATATGATACGATTCGCAAATGAACACTATGCTTCGGAACGTATCAATTTCACAACCCTTAACATAGAGGGAGAGCTGCCGGATCAGCTAAGGGAACGTTTCCACCATGTCATTTCCTTTTTTGCTTTAAACTGGTGTCATCGACAAGA AACTGCGTTCCAGAACATATACGACATACTTAGGGACCAAGGAAGTTGTTTCGCGATTATCGCGGAAAGAGTATCATTATTCGACGCATACAGAAACCTTGCTAAAGTCGAAAAATGGAAGCCATGGCTTATTGACGTTGAAAGATATATATCTCCATACCATGACAGTcag gATTCCCGTAAAGAAATGGAACATTTATTAGGCAAAGTTGGATTTACTGTAACAAAATTAGAACACAAGATACTAGTTCACGACTTCGAAAATCAAGAGAATTTAAAAG AACTGCGTTCCAAAACATATCCGATATCCTTAATAACCAAGGAAGTTGTTTCGCGATTGTCGGAGGAAAAGAATCATTATTCGATGCATACAGGACCCTTGCTAAAGCCGAAAAATGGAAGCCATGGCTTATTGACGTTGAAAGATACATATCTCCATACCATGATAGCCag GATTCCCTTAAAGAAATGCAACAACTATTAG
- the LOC123717107 gene encoding juvenile hormone acid O-methyltransferase-like isoform X1, which produces MTTLSDISRTACVLFGLTNERTMLNVKLYNKSNGLQKTNAVKYLEEYKNIINWKMDSTILDIGCGDGGLTSKIFKEIIPNCKTMIGCDISEDMIRFANEHYASERINFTTLNIEGELPDQLRERFHHVISFFALNWCHRQETAFQNIYDILRDQGSCFAIIAERVSLFDAYRNLAKVEKWKPWLIDVERYISPYHDSQDSRKEMEHLLGKVGFTVTKLEHKILVHDFENQENLKELRSKTYPISLITKEVVSRLSEEKNHYSMHTGPLLKPKNGSHGLLTLKDTYLHTMIARIPLKKCNNY; this is translated from the exons atgacg ACGCTATCAGACATTAGCCGAACAGCTTGCGTGCTATTCGGACTAACGAACGAACGAACAATGCTTAACgtcaaattgtataataaatcaaatggtCTACAGAAGACCAATGCAGTGAAGTATCTAGAagaatataagaatataatcaATTGGAAAATGGACTCAACGATCCTAGATATTGGTTGTGGCGATGGAGGTTTGACATCaaaaattttcaaagaaatAATTCCAAATTGCAAGACTATGATAGGCTGTGACATAAGCGAAGATATGATACGATTCGCAAATGAACACTATGCTTCGGAACGTATCAATTTCACAACCCTTAACATAGAGGGAGAGCTGCCGGATCAGCTAAGGGAACGTTTCCACCATGTCATTTCCTTTTTTGCTTTAAACTGGTGTCATCGACAAGA AACTGCGTTCCAGAACATATACGACATACTTAGGGACCAAGGAAGTTGTTTCGCGATTATCGCGGAAAGAGTATCATTATTCGACGCATACAGAAACCTTGCTAAAGTCGAAAAATGGAAGCCATGGCTTATTGACGTTGAAAGATATATATCTCCATACCATGACAGTcag gATTCCCGTAAAGAAATGGAACATTTATTAGGCAAAGTTGGATTTACTGTAACAAAATTAGAACACAAGATACTAGTTCACGACTTCGAAAATCAAGAGAATTTAAAAG AACTGCGTTCCAAAACATATCCGATATCCTTAATAACCAAGGAAGTTGTTTCGCGATTGTCGGAGGAAAAGAATCATTATTCGATGCATACAGGACCCTTGCTAAAGCCGAAAAATGGAAGCCATGGCTTATTGACGTTGAAAGATACATATCTCCATACCATGATAGCCag GATTCCCTTAAAGAAATGCAACAACTATTAG
- the LOC123717107 gene encoding juvenile hormone acid O-methyltransferase-like isoform X2: MLNVKLYNKSNGLQKTNAVKYLEEYKNIINWKMDSTILDIGCGDGGLTSKIFKEIIPNCKTMIGCDISEDMIRFANEHYASERINFTTLNIEGELPDQLRERFHHVISFFALNWCHRQETAFQNIYDILRDQGSCFAIIAERVSLFDAYRNLAKVEKWKPWLIDVERYISPYHDSQDSRKEMEHLLGKVGFTVTKLEHKILVHDFENQENLKGALMSVVPFKIPDELYDDFFIHLSKEMQMFDTKKYNFKKSTYDSIFIVQALVLYVEKHL; this comes from the exons ATGCTTAACgtcaaattgtataataaatcaaatggtCTACAGAAGACCAATGCAGTGAAGTATCTAGAagaatataagaatataatcaATTGGAAAATGGACTCAACGATCCTAGATATTGGTTGTGGCGATGGAGGTTTGACATCaaaaattttcaaagaaatAATTCCAAATTGCAAGACTATGATAGGCTGTGACATAAGCGAAGATATGATACGATTCGCAAATGAACACTATGCTTCGGAACGTATCAATTTCACAACCCTTAACATAGAGGGAGAGCTGCCGGATCAGCTAAGGGAACGTTTCCACCATGTCATTTCCTTTTTTGCTTTAAACTGGTGTCATCGACAAGA AACTGCGTTCCAGAACATATACGACATACTTAGGGACCAAGGAAGTTGTTTCGCGATTATCGCGGAAAGAGTATCATTATTCGACGCATACAGAAACCTTGCTAAAGTCGAAAAATGGAAGCCATGGCTTATTGACGTTGAAAGATATATATCTCCATACCATGACAGTcag gATTCCCGTAAAGAAATGGAACATTTATTAGGCAAAGTTGGATTTACTGTAACAAAATTAGAACACAAGATACTAGTTCACGACTTCGAAAATCAAGAGAATTTAAAAG GTGCACTAATGTCTGTGGTGCCTTTCAAGATCCCGGATGAGTTATATGACGACTTTTTTATACACTTAAGTAAAGAAATGCAGATGTTTGACACTAAAAAGTACAATTTCAAAAAATCTACTTACGATTCTATCTTTATCGTGCAAGCGCTCGTTTTATATgttgaaaaacatttataa